From a single Rosa rugosa chromosome 7, drRosRugo1.1, whole genome shotgun sequence genomic region:
- the LOC133723682 gene encoding probable small nuclear ribonucleoprotein G: MSRSGQPPDLKKYMDKKLQIKLNANRMIVGTLRGFDQFMNLVVDNTLEVNGDEKTDIGMVVIRGNSVVTVEALEPVAKMQ, encoded by the exons ATGAGCAGGTCAGGTCAGCCCCCGGATCTCAAGAA GTACATGGACAAGAAGCTTCAAA TCAAGCTAAATGCAAACCGAATGATTGTTGGAACCTTGCGTGGATTTGACCAGTTCATGAATCTGGTGGTTGATAACACTTTAGAAGTGAATGGTGATGAAAAGACCGACATAGGCATGGTG GTGATCAGAGGAAACAGTGTGGTTACTGTTGAAGCACTTGAACCTGTGGCCAAAATGCAGTAG